Proteins encoded in a region of the Excalfactoria chinensis isolate bCotChi1 chromosome 16, bCotChi1.hap2, whole genome shotgun sequence genome:
- the LOC140259414 gene encoding protein DGCR6, protein MDRFGGAGYEVAELSRQQERHYRLLSELQELVKALPSSCQQRLSYTTLSDLALALLDGTVFEIVQGLLEIQHLTEKNLYSQRLKLHSEHRGLKQELFHRHKEAQQCCRPHNLPLLRAAQQREMEAVEQRIREEQRMMDEKIVLELDQKVIDQQSTLEKAGVSGFYITTNPQELTLQMNLLELIRKLQQKESESEKAFS, encoded by the exons ATGGATCGGTTCGGAGGTGCCGGGTACGAAGTGGCCGAGCTGTCCCGGCAGCAGGAGCGGCACTACCGGCTGCTGTccgagctgcaggagctggtgaAGGCGCTGCCCAG ctcctgccagcagcgCTTGTCCTACACGACGCTGAGTGACCTGGCGCTGGCTCTGCTGGATGGGACGGTGTTTGAGATCGTGCAGGGGCTGCTGGAGATCCAGCACCTCACTGAGAAGAACCTCTACAGCCAGCGCCTCAAGCTGCATAGCGAGCATCGTG GGCTGAAGCAGGAGCTCTTCCACCGGCACAAGGaggcccagcagtgctgcaggccgCACAACCTGCCGCTGCTGCGTGCTGCCCAGCAGAGGGAGATGGAG GCTGTGGAGCAACGAATTCGAGAGGAGCAGCGAATGATGGATGAGAAAATAGTCTTGGAGCTGGACCAAAAAGTGATCGACCAGCAGAGCACCCTGGAGAAGGCTGGGGTGTCTGGCTTCTACATCACCACCAACCCACAG GAGCTGACTTTACAGATGAACTTACTGGA